The Faecalibacter sp. LW9 genome has a segment encoding these proteins:
- a CDS encoding DUF6515 family protein, translated as MKLIRFTLLGLVFTTALVSGVNAQERGRGEQRRESSRPANEMRSTPSRNERSSQRAERPQREVQNHRVERPTPNRGRVETVRHQPEVGKSKDNHRVIQRPDQRHNQKIENRSPQRIDNHTVRREPIRIDNRKHNTHYSYSKPIHNFDKRHYDKYRYNNMSFYGRDGIFYRHYNNNYVRFMPPIGFRINILPVGTVAINIGNRPYYFYEGVYYERRNTSYYVAEPPLGAIVYALPSGYERIDYNGEYLYEFAGVLYDKIYHRGERVYQVVGYLS; from the coding sequence ATGAAATTAATACGATTTACGCTTTTAGGTTTAGTATTTACTACAGCATTAGTATCTGGTGTAAATGCACAAGAGAGAGGAAGAGGAGAGCAAAGGCGAGAATCTTCAAGACCTGCAAACGAAATGAGATCAACTCCATCACGCAATGAGAGAAGTTCTCAACGTGCTGAACGTCCACAACGAGAGGTTCAAAATCATCGTGTCGAACGACCTACACCCAATAGAGGTCGTGTAGAAACTGTACGTCATCAACCAGAGGTAGGTAAATCGAAGGATAATCACCGTGTGATTCAACGTCCAGATCAACGCCATAATCAGAAGATTGAAAATCGTAGTCCGCAACGTATAGACAATCATACTGTTCGTAGAGAACCTATAAGAATAGATAATCGTAAACATAACACGCATTATAGTTATAGTAAACCGATTCATAATTTTGACAAACGTCATTATGATAAGTATCGTTATAATAATATGAGTTTCTATGGTCGTGATGGAATATTCTATAGACATTATAACAACAATTATGTACGTTTTATGCCACCCATCGGATTTAGAATTAATATTTTACCCGTAGGTACAGTTGCCATCAATATTGGGAATCGTCCATATTATTTCTACGAAGGCGTTTATTATGAAAGAAGAAATACTTCTTATTATGTTGCAGAACCACCATTGGGAGCAATAGTATATGCTTTACCAAGTGGATATGAACGAATCGATTATAATGGAGAATATTTGTACGAATTTGCAGGCGTACTATACGATAAAATATACCACAGAGGTGAACGAGTTTATCAGGTGGTTGGTTATTTAAGTTAA
- a CDS encoding aminotransferase class IV has protein sequence MKINVGGLIVEKENVTVSIQNRAFFNGDSVKEVLRVVHGEIVDWEDHYFNLMASMRIFRMNIPLSFTPEFFQEQIHQVLKANEVTNGKITFFVYRQANEHLVDASIDYIVRVDPCENAWEYYNQPSEIDVYKDYAINPSFYALVNAQKPEEYIAEIYQLENDYADLILLNPNKRMARTLKGSIYILKDGIIKTPKAEEGVITSVMRNNFIKKLKQSDSYEVEELEIFPFEIQKADELFVLIDGEGILSITQNRKKIYTTTETEKLFHQFFI, from the coding sequence TTGAAAATAAATGTTGGGGGATTAATCGTAGAAAAAGAAAATGTAACTGTTTCGATTCAAAACAGAGCATTTTTTAACGGAGATTCGGTTAAAGAAGTTTTACGTGTTGTACATGGTGAAATTGTGGATTGGGAAGATCATTATTTTAATTTAATGGCCTCAATGCGGATTTTTCGTATGAATATTCCATTATCTTTTACACCAGAATTTTTCCAAGAACAAATTCATCAAGTGTTAAAAGCGAATGAGGTGACAAATGGTAAAATAACTTTTTTTGTCTATCGTCAAGCGAATGAACATTTAGTTGATGCTTCTATCGATTACATCGTACGAGTTGATCCTTGCGAAAACGCTTGGGAATATTATAATCAACCGTCTGAAATTGATGTATATAAAGATTATGCCATCAATCCATCCTTCTATGCATTAGTGAATGCACAAAAACCTGAAGAATATATTGCTGAAATTTACCAGTTAGAGAACGATTATGCGGATTTGATTTTACTAAATCCAAATAAGCGAATGGCTCGAACATTAAAAGGGAGTATTTATATTCTGAAAGATGGAATCATTAAAACACCAAAAGCAGAAGAAGGAGTTATTACCAGTGTTATGCGTAATAACTTTATCAAAAAATTAAAACAAAGTGATTCTTATGAAGTAGAGGAATTAGAAATATTTCCATTTGAGATTCAAAAAGCAGATGAACTATTTGTTTTAATCGATGGTGAGGGGATCTTATCGATTACTCAAAACAGAAAAAAAATATACACAACAACAGAAACCGAAAAATTATTTCATCAATTTTTCATTTGA
- a CDS encoding S9 family peptidase, giving the protein MQAPVAKKIEKKLEKHGDVRIDNYYWLNERENPEVISYLEEENKYTEFVLKPTEELQEKLFEEMKSRIKEDDSSVPYKINRYWYLTEFQKGKEYPIHKRRKDTLANEDEILFDVNPMAAGHAYYHLSGLSVSPDNRLCSFGVDNVSRRIYTIQIKDLTTGEILGDKIENTTGGSVWAADNKTLFYTRKDETLRAYQIWKHKLGTSQEEDVLVFEEKDETFSVYVYKSKSREYIIIGSSSTVSDEYRFVSSNTPDAEFKIFQERERDLEYSIEHFGNEFYIQTNKDDAFNFKLMKTSVEATEQENWVEVIPHREETFIEGFEIFKNYLVIEERTNGLMQMNIKAWDGSEDYYLPFNEETYTAGVGTNPDFDTDILRYGYTSLTTPTSVIDFNMKDKTFEVKKEQEVLGDFNKDNYVSERIWAEARDGEKVAISLVHHKDTKLSADTPLLLYAYGSYGYTIEPNFSSVRLSLLDRGFVYAIAHIRGGQYLGREWYEDGKMLDKKNTFFDYIDCAKYLIEKGYTSTPHLYGMGGSAGGLLMGAVINYEPTLFNGIVAQVPFVDVVTTMLDDTIPLTTGEYDEWGNPNEEEYYFYMKEYSPYDNVEAKAYPNMYVSTGLHDSQVQYWEPAKWVAKLRELKTDNNILLLDTNMDTGHGGASGRFESLKEDAKEDAFLFLLEGITA; this is encoded by the coding sequence ATGCAAGCACCGGTTGCTAAAAAGATAGAAAAGAAATTAGAAAAACACGGAGATGTACGTATCGATAACTATTATTGGTTAAATGAACGCGAAAATCCCGAAGTGATTTCGTATTTAGAAGAAGAAAACAAATACACTGAATTTGTTTTAAAACCTACAGAAGAACTTCAAGAGAAATTATTTGAAGAAATGAAATCGCGCATTAAAGAAGATGATTCTTCTGTCCCTTATAAAATCAATAGGTATTGGTATTTAACAGAATTTCAAAAAGGAAAAGAATACCCTATCCATAAACGTCGCAAAGATACGTTAGCCAATGAAGATGAAATCTTATTTGATGTAAATCCCATGGCTGCAGGTCATGCGTATTATCATTTAAGTGGCTTATCTGTTTCACCAGATAATCGCTTATGTTCTTTTGGAGTAGACAATGTTTCTCGTCGAATTTATACCATCCAAATCAAAGACTTAACCACAGGTGAAATTTTAGGGGATAAAATCGAGAATACAACAGGAGGTTCAGTTTGGGCTGCGGACAACAAAACGTTATTCTACACAAGAAAAGACGAAACATTACGTGCTTACCAAATTTGGAAACACAAATTAGGAACATCTCAAGAAGAGGATGTTTTGGTATTTGAAGAAAAAGATGAAACATTCTCTGTTTATGTATATAAATCAAAATCAAGAGAATATATCATTATTGGTTCTTCTTCAACTGTGTCAGACGAATACCGTTTTGTTTCGTCTAATACTCCTGATGCTGAATTTAAAATTTTCCAAGAACGTGAGCGTGATTTAGAATATTCAATTGAACATTTTGGAAATGAATTTTACATTCAAACCAACAAAGATGATGCTTTCAACTTCAAGTTAATGAAAACTTCAGTTGAAGCAACTGAACAAGAAAATTGGGTTGAAGTTATACCACATCGCGAGGAAACATTTATCGAAGGTTTTGAAATTTTCAAAAACTATTTGGTGATTGAAGAACGCACAAATGGTTTAATGCAAATGAACATTAAAGCATGGGACGGATCGGAAGATTATTATTTGCCTTTCAACGAGGAAACGTACACAGCAGGTGTTGGTACAAATCCAGATTTTGATACCGATATCTTACGTTATGGGTATACATCATTAACTACTCCTACTTCAGTCATTGATTTCAATATGAAGGACAAAACGTTCGAAGTAAAAAAAGAACAAGAAGTTTTAGGTGATTTTAACAAAGACAATTATGTATCTGAACGTATCTGGGCAGAAGCACGTGATGGTGAAAAAGTTGCAATTTCTTTAGTGCATCACAAAGATACTAAGTTATCTGCTGATACGCCTTTATTATTATACGCTTATGGATCTTATGGTTATACGATTGAACCTAACTTTAGTTCTGTTCGTTTAAGTTTATTGGATCGTGGATTTGTTTACGCTATTGCACACATCCGTGGTGGACAATATTTAGGACGTGAATGGTACGAAGATGGGAAAATGTTAGACAAGAAAAATACATTCTTCGATTACATTGATTGTGCGAAATACTTGATTGAAAAAGGCTATACTTCTACTCCACACTTATACGGAATGGGTGGTTCTGCCGGTGGTTTATTAATGGGAGCTGTTATTAATTACGAACCTACATTATTCAACGGAATCGTTGCCCAAGTTCCTTTTGTGGATGTGGTAACAACAATGTTAGATGATACAATTCCATTAACAACGGGAGAATACGACGAATGGGGAAATCCAAACGAAGAAGAATACTATTTCTATATGAAAGAGTATTCGCCTTATGATAATGTTGAAGCTAAAGCTTATCCAAATATGTATGTTTCAACTGGGTTACACGATTCTCAAGTTCAATATTGGGAACCAGCGAAATGGGTAGCTAAATTACGTGAGTTAAAAACTGACAACAATATATTACTTTTAGATACCAATATGGATACAGGGCACGGTGGTGCTTCTGGTCGTTTCGAATCCTTAAAGGAAGATGCAAAAGAAGATGCTTTCTTATTTCTACTAGAAGGAATTACAGCATAA
- a CDS encoding alpha/beta hydrolase, which translates to MIKFFINIILFLFVANSHINAQDAIPDYQTIEIFSKKLNEKRVITIWTPEHYSTTPHNYPVLYMLDGGINEDFPHLANTIAHLIKTDQIIPIILVGIENTERRRDLTGFTQVKKDKKIAPKVGGSSHFRSFIADELIPLINQKYKTNARRGIIGESVAGLFVIETLLDQPDLFDDYIAFDPSLWWNNQFLVKKSTNKLNFSENRILRLWFAGSSTSDINPYTQQLAQNLKNQPNSNLVWQYSDEPHEKHNTIFRATKEKALRWTFKK; encoded by the coding sequence ATGATTAAATTTTTTATAAATATTATCCTTTTTCTATTTGTTGCAAACAGTCATATTAATGCTCAGGATGCAATTCCAGATTATCAAACGATAGAAATCTTTTCAAAGAAATTAAACGAAAAGAGGGTTATCACGATTTGGACACCAGAGCATTATTCCACTACACCGCATAATTATCCTGTTTTATACATGTTAGACGGTGGAATAAATGAAGATTTCCCTCATCTCGCAAATACGATTGCTCATTTGATAAAGACAGATCAAATCATACCAATAATTTTAGTTGGCATTGAGAATACTGAAAGAAGGCGTGATCTTACGGGTTTTACCCAAGTAAAAAAAGACAAAAAAATAGCGCCTAAGGTTGGTGGATCATCTCATTTCAGGTCTTTTATCGCAGATGAATTAATTCCTCTTATCAATCAAAAATATAAAACAAATGCACGAAGAGGTATAATTGGGGAGTCCGTTGCTGGGTTATTTGTAATAGAAACATTACTTGATCAACCTGATTTATTCGATGATTATATTGCTTTTGACCCTTCCTTATGGTGGAATAATCAATTTTTAGTAAAGAAGTCTACAAACAAGTTGAATTTCTCCGAAAATAGAATTCTACGGTTATGGTTTGCGGGTTCGAGTACGAGTGATATTAATCCATATACTCAACAATTAGCTCAGAATTTAAAAAATCAACCAAATTCCAATTTAGTTTGGCAATATTCGGATGAACCCCATGAAAAGCATAATACTATTTTTAGAGCTACCAAGGAAAAAGCATTACGATGGACCTTTAAAAAATAA
- a CDS encoding ATP-dependent DNA helicase RecQ, with the protein MTAKEILNKYWGFEEFRSPQEEIITSVLNRTDTVAVLPTGGGKSLCYQIPALLFPGVTLVISPLIALMKDQVNQLKSNGIPAELISSEFNQHEIIQILDETKKGNVKILYVSPERLQSTIFIEHLRSILLSLIAIDEAHCISEWGHDFRPAYHKIARIKQVFPSVPILALTATATQLIKQEIIQKLQLFEPLVFQSTLKRENLSYHVVPSQDKLGDLLRYFKVRKESAIIFARNRKQTQEIAEFLLRHQIDANYFHAKLSKEEKEQRQNHWTASDTQVMVATNAFGMGIDKANVRSVFHMDLPPSIESYYQEVGRAGRDGLKARGIYLYQKEDQIHAENIFKANLPSKKEFLRIANALFSHLIIGEGELHDLDYTLDIPSFSEKYKINAKTMVMFLDFLNTQGVIYQKNFAQQSTLKINISPQTANRMNHPILDFLQRTSPGIFMQHREISEGRISYEIGESITEVRQKIHELKERQILEYSDRYLARFRFLVPREEALFSNKLWTIFENIQISQWKRLQAVGYYAEQTENCRERMLLAYFNEKSTENCGHCDVCQKKKKRADLKSKLYAFIATGEKSNEEILTKFITSPKEMITQILQQLIDDSKIEVQGLDRYKIK; encoded by the coding sequence TTGACAGCAAAAGAGATCTTAAATAAATATTGGGGATTCGAGGAATTTAGATCACCTCAAGAAGAAATTATCACCTCTGTATTGAACCGAACAGATACAGTAGCTGTTCTTCCAACAGGAGGTGGAAAATCATTGTGTTATCAAATTCCAGCTTTGTTATTTCCTGGCGTAACATTGGTGATTTCGCCCTTGATCGCTTTAATGAAGGATCAAGTCAACCAACTAAAATCCAATGGAATACCAGCGGAGTTAATTTCAAGTGAATTCAATCAACATGAAATCATTCAAATCCTTGATGAAACAAAAAAAGGGAATGTAAAGATCTTATATGTTTCGCCAGAACGTTTACAGAGCACCATCTTTATTGAACATTTACGTTCCATTTTATTATCCTTAATTGCCATTGATGAGGCACACTGTATTTCGGAATGGGGACATGATTTTAGACCAGCTTATCATAAAATCGCACGCATTAAACAGGTCTTTCCAAGTGTTCCTATTTTAGCCCTGACCGCAACTGCGACTCAACTGATCAAACAAGAAATTATACAAAAATTACAATTGTTTGAACCCCTAGTATTTCAATCCACATTAAAAAGAGAAAATCTATCTTATCATGTGGTACCCTCACAAGATAAACTAGGCGACCTGCTGCGTTATTTTAAGGTACGAAAAGAAAGTGCAATTATCTTTGCCCGAAATCGAAAACAAACGCAGGAAATCGCTGAATTTTTATTGCGTCATCAGATTGATGCCAATTATTTTCATGCTAAATTATCCAAAGAAGAAAAAGAACAACGCCAAAACCATTGGACAGCAAGCGATACCCAAGTCATGGTGGCAACCAATGCGTTTGGAATGGGGATTGATAAAGCCAATGTCCGTTCTGTTTTTCATATGGATTTACCGCCTAGTATCGAATCATACTATCAAGAAGTAGGACGTGCAGGACGCGATGGTTTAAAAGCTAGAGGGATCTATTTGTATCAAAAAGAAGATCAAATCCATGCGGAAAATATTTTCAAGGCTAATTTACCTTCAAAGAAAGAATTTCTACGTATCGCCAATGCGCTGTTTAGCCATTTAATTATTGGCGAAGGGGAATTGCACGATTTAGACTATACGTTAGATATCCCTAGTTTTTCAGAAAAATATAAAATTAATGCAAAAACGATGGTAATGTTCCTCGATTTCTTAAACACTCAAGGCGTCATCTATCAAAAGAATTTTGCACAACAAAGCACATTAAAAATTAACATTAGTCCGCAAACTGCAAATCGAATGAATCATCCTATCCTTGATTTTTTACAACGTACCTCCCCTGGAATTTTCATGCAACATCGTGAAATTAGTGAAGGACGAATCAGTTATGAGATTGGAGAAAGTATTACTGAAGTACGTCAAAAAATTCATGAGTTAAAAGAGAGACAGATTCTCGAATATTCTGATCGTTATTTGGCTCGTTTTCGATTCTTAGTTCCGCGAGAAGAAGCTTTATTCTCCAATAAACTTTGGACAATTTTTGAAAACATACAAATCTCCCAATGGAAACGTTTACAAGCTGTAGGCTACTATGCCGAACAAACGGAAAATTGTCGTGAACGTATGCTCTTAGCCTATTTTAATGAAAAATCGACAGAAAATTGTGGCCATTGTGATGTATGTCAAAAAAAGAAAAAAAGGGCTGATTTAAAATCAAAACTCTACGCATTTATTGCAACTGGAGAAAAATCAAACGAAGAAATTCTTACGAAATTCATAACTTCGCCAAAAGAAATGATCACCCAAATCTTACAACAACTCATCGATGACTCTAAAATCGAGGTGCAAGGTTTAGATCGATATAAAATCAAATAA
- a CDS encoding nucleoid-associated protein produces the protein MIDVKNAYISFITLQKVGHKIREEANIFAQEILPVDEKKEEELVPFLLAPFRKTLDPYRFYHYTDKLEFNVLHNAAISVFDEEVDFVDFSNDTLSHLYEKSLHPQIKSGEVFMVLFENMMFEEIPCRGIGIYKLENKKKFLRFDESNGIDYNIWKGYKLEGIDKACLILDVYREEGFRVFSIDDQHQESEYWKKNFLEIEMIKNNSYHTKKVLELIQDFSNEVVLDKTDRKNQAEFISNSIQVLQNNDFISPDIIEEEIIKPFELIDEFKDFKKTYAEERKVDFVENFEVSFPTLAKESKKIKTEIKLDTNISIKIDIKDPDAAEEHLERGYDEEKKMYYYKVFFNKED, from the coding sequence ATGATCGACGTAAAAAACGCCTATATTAGTTTTATCACTTTACAAAAAGTTGGACATAAAATTCGAGAAGAAGCGAATATTTTCGCCCAAGAAATATTACCAGTAGATGAGAAAAAAGAGGAAGAATTGGTGCCCTTCTTATTAGCGCCATTTCGAAAAACTTTAGATCCTTATCGTTTTTATCATTATACGGATAAATTAGAATTTAATGTATTGCATAATGCTGCCATCTCCGTGTTTGATGAAGAAGTTGACTTTGTTGATTTCTCAAATGATACTTTAAGTCATTTATATGAGAAATCACTGCATCCACAAATTAAAAGTGGTGAAGTTTTTATGGTGCTTTTTGAAAATATGATGTTCGAAGAAATTCCTTGCCGTGGAATTGGGATTTATAAACTCGAAAATAAAAAGAAATTTTTACGTTTTGATGAATCCAATGGAATCGATTATAACATCTGGAAAGGATATAAATTAGAAGGGATTGACAAAGCTTGTTTAATCTTAGATGTATATCGTGAAGAAGGATTTCGCGTATTCTCCATTGATGATCAACACCAAGAATCAGAATATTGGAAAAAGAATTTCTTAGAAATTGAGATGATTAAAAATAATTCATACCATACCAAAAAAGTCTTAGAATTGATTCAGGATTTTTCAAATGAAGTGGTATTGGATAAAACCGATCGCAAAAACCAAGCAGAATTCATATCAAATTCAATTCAAGTTCTACAAAACAATGATTTTATTTCGCCAGATATTATCGAAGAAGAAATCATTAAACCGTTTGAATTGATTGACGAGTTCAAAGATTTTAAGAAAACGTATGCTGAAGAACGTAAGGTGGATTTTGTCGAGAATTTTGAAGTTTCCTTTCCTACATTGGCGAAAGAATCGAAAAAGATCAAAACGGAAATCAAATTGGATACCAATATCAGCATCAAAATAGACATCAAGGACCCAGATGCAGCAGAAGAACATTTGGAGCGTGGATATGATGAAGAAAAAAAGATGTATTACTATAAAGTATTCTTCAATAAAGAAGATTAG
- the pdxH gene encoding pyridoxamine 5'-phosphate oxidase translates to MKEDLSYHRKSYEKKSMKFDDLKENPIEQFRDWFLQAEECDGVDEANAMSISTIGLDGYPRTRVVLLKRFTDEGFIFYTNYNSQKGESILANPKVSLSFFWPFLEQQIIIKGIAEKTSENTSDGYFDTRPRGSQIGAWVSKQSSVIDEHEDLEAEVKNLETKYEGQDIPRPEHWGGFLIRPIEVEFWQGRPNRLHDRVRYVLQEDYDWKKERLAP, encoded by the coding sequence ATGAAAGAGGATTTATCTTACCACCGTAAATCGTACGAAAAAAAATCAATGAAATTTGATGATTTAAAGGAAAATCCAATTGAACAGTTTCGCGATTGGTTTTTACAAGCGGAAGAATGTGATGGGGTAGATGAAGCAAATGCCATGTCTATCTCTACCATTGGATTGGATGGATATCCACGAACACGTGTTGTTTTACTAAAACGATTTACAGATGAGGGATTCATATTTTATACCAATTACAACAGTCAAAAAGGCGAATCCATATTGGCAAACCCTAAAGTATCCCTTTCATTCTTCTGGCCATTTTTAGAACAACAAATTATCATCAAAGGAATCGCAGAAAAAACATCTGAGAATACATCCGATGGATATTTTGATACACGCCCAAGAGGAAGTCAAATCGGGGCATGGGTCTCGAAACAAAGTAGTGTAATAGATGAACATGAAGATTTAGAAGCGGAAGTAAAAAATTTAGAAACAAAATATGAAGGGCAAGATATTCCTCGACCAGAACATTGGGGAGGATTTTTAATCCGTCCTATAGAAGTTGAATTTTGGCAAGGTCGCCCGAACCGTTTACACGATCGTGTTCGATATGTCTTACAAGAAGATTATGATTGGAAAAAGGAACGTTTAGCCCCTTAA
- a CDS encoding HU family DNA-binding protein, translating to MNKSELIDAIAADAGISKEAAKKALNSFTENVTKALASGDKVALVGFGTFSTSERAARTGINPQTKKEIKIAAKTVAKFKAGSELSEAVDTKKKKK from the coding sequence ATGAACAAATCAGAACTTATTGACGCTATCGCAGCTGACGCTGGTATCTCTAAAGAAGCTGCAAAAAAAGCATTAAATTCATTCACTGAAAATGTAACAAAAGCTTTAGCTTCTGGAGACAAAGTTGCATTAGTAGGATTTGGTACATTCTCAACATCTGAAAGAGCTGCAAGAACTGGTATCAACCCACAAACTAAAAAAGAAATCAAAATTGCTGCTAAAACAGTAGCAAAATTCAAAGCTGGATCAGAATTATCTGAAGCAGTTGATACAAAAAAGAAAAAGAAATAA
- the fmt gene encoding methionyl-tRNA formyltransferase, with protein MRVVFMGTPGFATASLNEIHTNSEHEIVGVVTVADKPAGRGQKLNISDVKKYALEHNLPVLQPEKLRDENFLAELKALNADVFVVVAFRMLPKAVWSMPSKGTFNLHGSLLPQYRGAAPINWAVMNGDTKTGVTTFLIDEAIDTGNILLADEIAIGENDSVGVIHDQLMEIGARLVVKTLDGLEKDELKPHPQDETIELKHAPKIFKEDCKIDWNQSMSTIHNKIRGLSPYPCAWTTYGSEDQYKNLKIYAGLKTDLEVTGELFELVRTKNNLYVHLNDGMYEILELQPEGKRRMKAKDFINGSQSDSKIFVK; from the coding sequence ATGCGCGTAGTTTTTATGGGAACGCCTGGTTTTGCCACGGCTTCTTTAAACGAAATCCATACCAATAGTGAACACGAAATAGTAGGTGTAGTTACTGTAGCTGATAAGCCTGCCGGTCGTGGACAGAAATTGAACATATCCGATGTAAAAAAATATGCCTTAGAGCATAACTTACCTGTTTTACAGCCTGAAAAGTTAAGAGATGAAAATTTCTTAGCCGAGTTAAAGGCACTAAATGCTGATGTGTTTGTAGTCGTTGCTTTCCGTATGCTACCAAAAGCGGTATGGTCTATGCCTTCAAAAGGAACATTTAACTTACACGGATCTTTATTACCACAATACCGTGGTGCTGCCCCAATCAATTGGGCGGTAATGAATGGAGATACCAAAACCGGTGTAACGACATTTTTAATTGATGAAGCAATCGATACGGGAAACATATTATTAGCCGATGAAATTGCGATTGGTGAAAATGATTCTGTAGGCGTTATTCATGATCAATTGATGGAAATTGGAGCGCGTTTAGTCGTGAAAACATTGGATGGATTAGAAAAAGATGAATTAAAGCCTCATCCGCAAGACGAAACCATTGAATTGAAGCATGCACCAAAGATCTTTAAAGAAGATTGTAAAATCGATTGGAATCAATCCATGAGTACCATTCATAATAAAATCAGAGGATTATCTCCTTATCCATGTGCTTGGACTACCTATGGTTCAGAGGACCAGTATAAAAATTTAAAAATATATGCGGGTTTAAAAACGGATTTAGAAGTCACAGGTGAATTATTTGAATTGGTTCGTACGAAAAATAATTTATATGTTCATTTGAATGATGGAATGTATGAAATCTTAGAATTACAGCCTGAAGGCAAAAGAAGAATGAAGGCCAAAGATTTTATTAATGGAAGCCAATCGGATTCTAAAATTTTTGTCAAATAA
- a CDS encoding START-like domain-containing protein: MPRKKYQIEFSINASPSLLYNYISNPSGLSEWFANNVNSRGEKYTFIWDGQEDSAFLMKSKQDSYVRFQWEDDEDTKYFFELTIVVDELTNDVSIVITDFADEDEIEESKELWESQIEDLKKVLGSK; encoded by the coding sequence ATGCCAAGAAAGAAATATCAAATTGAGTTTTCAATTAACGCTTCTCCTTCGTTGCTATATAACTATATCTCAAATCCTTCTGGATTATCAGAATGGTTTGCTAACAATGTAAATTCAAGAGGTGAGAAATATACATTTATTTGGGATGGACAAGAAGATTCTGCCTTTTTAATGAAATCGAAACAAGATTCTTATGTTCGTTTTCAATGGGAAGATGATGAAGACACAAAATATTTCTTCGAATTAACGATCGTTGTAGACGAATTAACAAATGATGTTTCGATTGTTATTACCGATTTTGCGGACGAGGATGAAATTGAAGAATCAAAAGAATTGTGGGAAAGCCAAATTGAAGATCTTAAAAAAGTTTTAGGATCTAAATAA
- a CDS encoding YqgE/AlgH family protein, whose product MSIKSIKKGAILVARPSLNIDIFNRSVILITETHENGTVGFIINRSLEVPMRLLAKDLPIEDMVYEGGLVDKENIYYIHQRPDLIRNSLPIAKNLFWSGNFEDVERHIKSGEITSKEIKFFLGYTGWAMNQLETEIEKYNEWDILPEHSIDIFRPYDHQLWKSVMKKLGGDNLIWLNTPLDPSLN is encoded by the coding sequence ATGTCCATCAAAAGTATAAAAAAAGGAGCGATATTAGTTGCTCGACCGTCATTAAACATTGATATTTTTAATCGATCAGTCATCTTAATCACCGAAACCCATGAAAATGGCACGGTTGGTTTTATCATCAACCGATCACTAGAGGTTCCGATGCGTCTTTTAGCAAAAGATTTACCGATTGAAGATATGGTCTATGAAGGCGGCCTAGTTGATAAGGAAAACATTTATTATATTCATCAAAGACCGGATTTGATTCGAAATAGTCTACCCATCGCTAAAAATCTTTTCTGGTCAGGAAATTTTGAAGATGTTGAACGTCACATTAAATCGGGTGAAATCACTTCGAAAGAAATAAAATTCTTTTTGGGATATACTGGTTGGGCAATGAATCAATTGGAAACAGAAATTGAAAAATATAATGAATGGGATATACTCCCGGAGCACTCCATTGATATTTTCAGACCTTATGATCATCAATTATGGAAAAGTGTGATGAAAAAATTAGGGGGCGATAACCTGATATGGTTAAACACCCCCTTAGACCCTTCACTGAACTAA